In Paenibacillus hexagrammi, the following are encoded in one genomic region:
- a CDS encoding glycerophosphodiester phosphodiesterase, with product MNQVKRPLIIGHRGAAGEAPENTLASFELALKQGADGIELDVHLTQDGQIVVCHDPTLNRTTNGTGYIVQQSLESIQQLDAGAWFGDAFRGERVPTLREVFEAVPEGKLINVEVKHAYEGRMEHVLLSFLRRSGRMQDVVVSSFDHKCIKRLKVSEPELQVGLLYAANLIDHSAYAELLGVEVYSLHPHYEGIGASDIKLAVEKGLHVYPYTVNREEEYRRLIEAGVSGIITDFPARLADVIGSRHT from the coding sequence ATGAACCAAGTGAAGCGACCTTTGATTATCGGTCATAGAGGGGCCGCTGGCGAAGCGCCCGAGAATACATTGGCATCCTTCGAGCTTGCTTTGAAGCAAGGAGCAGACGGTATTGAATTGGATGTCCACTTGACGCAGGACGGGCAGATCGTAGTGTGCCACGATCCGACTCTGAATCGGACGACAAATGGAACGGGCTATATCGTTCAGCAGTCCTTGGAGTCCATTCAACAACTGGATGCGGGGGCTTGGTTTGGGGATGCGTTCCGCGGTGAGCGCGTTCCTACGCTGCGCGAGGTTTTTGAAGCGGTGCCGGAAGGCAAGCTGATTAATGTAGAGGTCAAGCATGCGTATGAGGGAAGAATGGAGCATGTGCTGCTGTCCTTTTTGCGCAGGAGCGGCCGGATGCAGGATGTGGTCGTGTCTTCCTTTGACCATAAATGCATCAAGCGGTTGAAGGTATCTGAGCCTGAGCTTCAAGTGGGGCTTCTCTATGCGGCGAACCTGATTGATCATTCGGCCTATGCCGAGCTGTTAGGCGTAGAGGTCTATTCGTTGCACCCGCACTATGAGGGAATCGGAGCATCAGATATTAAGCTTGCTGTGGAAAAAGGTTTGCACGTATATCCCTACACGGTAAATCGGGAAGAGGAGTATCGACGTTTGATTGAGGCTGGCGTTTCCGGTATCATTACGGATTTTCCGGCGCGTTTGGCGGATGTGATTGGTAGCAGACATACATAG
- a CDS encoding AMP-binding protein — protein MVSSTNLTYKKLILSTYTMAARLKPVLSGQKYTAVLLPNSAAQVITLFAMFRLGLVPALLNYSAGKMTMLDACETAGVRSILTSRAFVEKAGLADFVEEAQRVYKVIYLEDVRASISLREKWIGFTDYLRQAKGPVSEDLNEVVLFTSGSESKPKGVVLSHRNVYANIQQARTVIAFNSTDSVLGAMPMFHSFGLTAGTMLPILSGMKVVMYPNPLHYKVIPELVYDRNITILFGTSTFLSAYARTAHPYDFAHSLKYVVAGAEKLKEEVRQVWMDKFGIRILEGYGTTETAPVVSLNTPMHMKKGTVGRILPGMEYRLETVEGIEHGGNLVVKGPNVMKGYLIHEHGFVPCPEWYSCGDVVQVDQQGFITIQARLQSFAKIGGEKVSLPMVEEWVAAAMAGAMCAAVSVSDARKGERIVIYHNDPDAHIQKVKEYMKQQGQSPIYMPSELRYVEKLPLLGSGKVDYVTLRKLAAHYEVHGQERN, from the coding sequence ATGGTCAGCAGCACGAATTTGACTTATAAGAAGCTTATTCTGAGCACCTATACGATGGCTGCGCGATTAAAACCGGTATTGTCGGGGCAAAAGTACACAGCCGTTCTGCTGCCGAATTCCGCGGCACAAGTTATTACTTTGTTCGCTATGTTCCGTTTGGGCTTGGTTCCTGCCCTATTGAACTACTCCGCCGGTAAGATGACCATGCTGGATGCATGTGAAACAGCGGGTGTGAGGAGCATTTTAACATCAAGGGCATTTGTAGAAAAAGCCGGATTAGCAGATTTCGTAGAAGAAGCTCAGCGTGTTTATAAGGTTATCTATTTGGAGGATGTAAGAGCCTCCATCTCGTTGAGAGAGAAATGGATCGGGTTTACCGATTATTTGCGGCAGGCAAAGGGACCGGTGAGCGAAGATTTAAATGAAGTTGTCCTCTTCACATCGGGAAGTGAAAGCAAGCCTAAGGGCGTTGTGCTTTCTCACCGTAACGTGTACGCCAACATCCAGCAGGCCAGGACGGTGATCGCTTTCAATTCGACGGACAGCGTGCTAGGAGCTATGCCGATGTTTCATTCTTTTGGACTTACTGCCGGTACGATGCTGCCGATTCTATCCGGAATGAAGGTGGTCATGTACCCGAATCCGCTGCATTACAAAGTCATTCCTGAGCTTGTCTATGACCGCAATATCACGATTTTATTCGGTACTTCCACCTTTTTGTCGGCCTATGCCCGCACGGCACATCCGTATGATTTTGCCCATTCGCTGAAATATGTGGTTGCGGGAGCCGAGAAGCTGAAGGAGGAAGTGCGCCAGGTGTGGATGGATAAATTCGGTATTCGCATCCTGGAGGGGTATGGAACTACAGAGACGGCTCCTGTAGTCAGCTTGAATACACCGATGCACATGAAAAAAGGGACCGTAGGCCGCATACTGCCAGGCATGGAATACCGGTTGGAGACGGTAGAAGGCATTGAACATGGCGGGAACCTGGTTGTGAAAGGTCCTAACGTGATGAAAGGATACCTGATTCATGAGCATGGCTTTGTTCCTTGTCCGGAGTGGTACAGCTGTGGGGATGTTGTGCAAGTAGATCAGCAGGGGTTTATCACGATTCAGGCGAGATTGCAGTCCTTTGCCAAAATCGGGGGAGAGAAGGTGTCGCTGCCGATGGTGGAGGAATGGGTTGCAGCCGCTATGGCGGGCGCGATGTGTGCTGCGGTTAGTGTGTCCGACGCGAGAAAGGGAGAGCGCATCGTGATCTACCACAATGATCCTGACGCCCATATTCAGAAGGTGAAGGAATATATGAAGCAGCAGGGCCAATCGCCGATTTACATGCCATCCGAGCTGCGCTATGTAGAGAAGCTGCCTCTTCTGGGCAGCGGGAAAGTCGATTACGTGACATTACGGAAGCTAGCCGCCCACTATGAAGTCCACGGACAGGAGCGAAACTAA
- a CDS encoding aldo/keto reductase family protein produces MKYRKLGRTGLQVSEISLGSWLTYGNSVAEETVAKLTKRAFELGINFLDTANVYAQGEAEILLGKALKSYKRDSYVLATKAFWPMGEGPNDKGLSRKHVFEQIHASLKRLQTDYVDIFYCHRYDPETPVDETLRTIEDMVRQGKVLYVGVSEWTAAQIQEGLGVADKYLLDRIVVNQPQYNMFYRGIESEVIPVSEKNGISQVVFSPLAQGVLTGKYRKGQQLPEGSRANDPTANAWIFNFLSEGHMDKVEQLIGLANELGMSMSTLALAWILRQSNVASALVGATRIDQLEENVKASGVVLDAETVQKIEDILA; encoded by the coding sequence ATGAAATATCGTAAATTAGGAAGAACCGGTTTACAAGTAAGTGAAATTAGTCTTGGCAGCTGGTTGACATACGGTAATTCCGTAGCCGAAGAAACAGTTGCTAAACTAACGAAGCGAGCGTTCGAGCTTGGGATCAACTTCTTGGATACTGCTAACGTATATGCACAGGGCGAAGCCGAGATTCTGCTGGGTAAAGCACTGAAATCTTATAAACGCGACTCTTACGTTCTCGCAACCAAAGCATTTTGGCCCATGGGGGAAGGCCCCAATGATAAGGGCTTGTCCCGCAAGCATGTGTTTGAGCAGATTCATGCCAGCTTAAAGCGGTTGCAAACAGATTATGTGGACATTTTTTACTGCCATCGCTATGACCCCGAGACGCCTGTTGATGAAACGCTGCGCACCATCGAGGATATGGTTCGTCAAGGCAAGGTGCTTTATGTCGGCGTGAGCGAATGGACTGCAGCTCAAATTCAAGAAGGGCTTGGAGTGGCTGATAAATATTTGCTGGATCGTATTGTCGTCAACCAGCCTCAATATAACATGTTCTACCGCGGCATTGAGTCAGAGGTCATTCCGGTGAGCGAGAAAAACGGCATTTCGCAGGTTGTCTTTTCACCGCTTGCTCAAGGTGTTTTAACAGGTAAATACCGTAAGGGACAGCAGCTTCCTGAAGGCAGCCGCGCTAATGATCCTACAGCGAATGCATGGATTTTTAACTTCCTGAGTGAGGGTCATATGGATAAGGTGGAACAATTGATTGGACTTGCCAATGAACTGGGGATGTCAATGTCCACACTTGCGCTAGCTTGGATCCTGCGTCAGTCTAATGTAGCTAGTGCTCTTGTTGGCGCCACCCGAATTGATCAGCTTGAGGAAAATGTGAAGGCCTCCGGTGTTGTGCTGGATGCTGAAACGGTACAAAAAATCGAAGATATTCTTGCCTGA
- a CDS encoding glycoside hydrolase family 95 protein: protein MDGKPSNNLALWYKQPAAQWTEALPIGNGRLGAMIFGGVREELYQLNEDTLWSGYPQDKLNREAIQHVPLARAALLNGEYMKAQEIIESNMLAQDSEAYQPLGNLNIRTLHDADEIGYRRELDLHTALSSVKYEVNGVQYKRESFLSAADQVLVVRIESDLPGQVTLGVSLDSPHPYACSATESYIRLNGAAPSQIWPEITYDGKGMGFEVCMSVLAEGGRLTISQDHEIEVNGAHSVVLLLTAATTFNGYETDPVENGKDAYAICERILQEAGRISYEELKERHLADYQQLFNRVELGLGESDSRDEAATDERLARVQAGEQDTGLEALLFQYGRYLLISSSRSGTEPANLQGIWNREIRPPWRSNYTVNINTQMNYWPAEPANLSECHEPMLRFVQELSRSGRRTASLHYGCRGWTAHHNIDLWRHTAPVTGSASWAFWPMGGAWLSRHLWERYLFTGDREYLKHEAYEPMKEAALFCLDWLIEREDGYLVTAPSTTPENLFLTRDGDKCSVSVATTMDMAIIRELFGQVIEAAKLLEVDGTLQGQLESARSRLLPYQIGQHGELMEWSCDFEEESPGHRHLSHLYGFYPGSEIDLYETPEWAAAVRTSLERRLAHGGGHTGWSCAWIINVWARLGDGEQAHQYVRTMLAKSSYPNLFDAHPPFQIDGNFGGTAGMVEMLVQSHNGEIRLLPALPKAWSNGSVKGLRARGGMEIDMQWQGGRLQHAVIRAEQTGICKLRCSGLIRIEAADGTMVKLADAVESGEPSVTSFTVQAGQTYLIYAR from the coding sequence TTGGACGGCAAACCATCAAACAATCTAGCCTTATGGTATAAACAGCCGGCTGCACAGTGGACGGAGGCGCTCCCGATTGGGAACGGACGCTTGGGAGCCATGATTTTTGGCGGGGTACGTGAGGAACTTTACCAGCTTAACGAAGATACGCTGTGGTCAGGCTATCCGCAGGATAAGCTCAATCGGGAAGCGATTCAACATGTACCTCTCGCAAGAGCGGCTTTGTTGAATGGCGAATATATGAAGGCGCAGGAAATCATTGAGTCCAACATGCTGGCTCAGGATAGCGAAGCCTATCAGCCGCTTGGGAACCTGAACATTAGAACCCTGCATGATGCGGATGAAATCGGATATAGAAGAGAGTTGGATTTACATACGGCTTTGTCCAGCGTGAAATATGAAGTGAATGGTGTTCAGTACAAAAGGGAATCGTTTCTATCCGCTGCTGATCAGGTGCTAGTCGTTCGGATCGAATCTGATTTGCCCGGTCAAGTTACACTGGGCGTTTCGCTCGACAGTCCGCATCCATATGCTTGCTCTGCCACGGAAAGTTATATTCGATTGAACGGGGCAGCACCATCGCAGATTTGGCCGGAAATTACCTATGACGGCAAAGGTATGGGCTTCGAGGTCTGCATGAGCGTACTAGCTGAGGGCGGAAGGTTAACGATATCGCAAGATCATGAAATCGAGGTAAACGGCGCTCATTCCGTCGTTCTGCTGCTCACGGCTGCAACGACATTTAACGGTTACGAAACGGACCCTGTGGAAAATGGAAAGGATGCTTACGCCATTTGTGAGCGCATCCTACAAGAAGCAGGAAGAATTTCTTACGAAGAACTGAAAGAGCGGCACCTTGCGGACTATCAACAGTTATTTAATCGGGTAGAGCTGGGGCTGGGCGAATCAGATTCCAGAGACGAGGCAGCCACAGATGAGCGGCTTGCCCGGGTTCAAGCTGGTGAGCAAGACACCGGACTGGAAGCGTTATTGTTTCAATACGGTCGATACCTGCTGATTAGCAGCTCGAGAAGCGGGACAGAGCCAGCTAATTTGCAGGGGATCTGGAACCGGGAGATACGTCCGCCATGGCGCAGCAATTATACGGTTAACATTAACACGCAGATGAATTACTGGCCGGCAGAGCCGGCTAATCTAAGCGAGTGTCATGAACCGATGCTGAGGTTTGTTCAGGAGCTTAGCAGAAGCGGACGAAGGACAGCAAGTCTGCACTACGGCTGCCGGGGATGGACAGCTCATCATAATATTGATCTTTGGCGCCATACTGCGCCGGTTACCGGATCGGCGAGCTGGGCTTTTTGGCCGATGGGGGGCGCATGGTTGTCCAGGCATTTATGGGAGCGCTATCTATTTACTGGGGACCGGGAATATCTGAAGCATGAAGCCTACGAGCCAATGAAGGAAGCGGCTTTGTTTTGTCTGGATTGGCTGATTGAGAGAGAGGATGGATACTTGGTAACCGCACCCTCTACGACCCCGGAGAATCTATTTCTAACTCGTGATGGTGACAAGTGCAGTGTCAGTGTTGCCACGACCATGGATATGGCTATTATCCGTGAACTATTTGGGCAGGTGATTGAAGCTGCGAAGCTATTAGAGGTTGATGGTACACTGCAGGGACAACTGGAGAGTGCGCGGTCGCGATTGCTGCCATATCAGATCGGACAGCATGGGGAGCTTATGGAGTGGTCTTGTGATTTTGAGGAGGAGTCCCCGGGGCATCGTCATCTATCTCACCTGTACGGCTTCTATCCGGGAAGTGAAATTGATTTGTATGAGACACCTGAGTGGGCGGCAGCTGTACGTACCTCGTTGGAGCGCAGACTCGCCCATGGCGGCGGGCACACGGGCTGGAGCTGTGCCTGGATCATTAACGTCTGGGCTAGACTGGGGGATGGCGAGCAGGCTCACCAATACGTCAGGACGATGCTGGCAAAATCCTCGTATCCGAACCTGTTCGACGCACATCCTCCGTTTCAGATTGACGGTAATTTTGGTGGAACGGCCGGTATGGTGGAGATGCTTGTGCAGAGCCATAACGGTGAAATCAGGCTGCTGCCTGCGCTACCTAAGGCATGGAGCAATGGCTCGGTGAAAGGCTTGCGGGCAAGGGGCGGCATGGAGATTGATATGCAGTGGCAAGGAGGCAGATTGCAGCACGCAGTCATACGTGCCGAGCAGACGGGGATTTGCAAGCTTCGGTGCTCAGGTCTGATCCGGATTGAAGCTGCTGACGGTACTATGGTTAAGCTTGCTGATGCAGTGGAGAGCGGTGAGCCATCTGTGACAAGCTTTACCGTGCAGGCGGGTCAGACGTATTTGATATATGCCAGGTAA
- a CDS encoding permease, whose product MGKGYENFKLAIYCTAGCLNSSLEQIAQEMDFFEKHLKVSKVYIENHRGDVSLSRERLMELKSFFEARGIQTAGGITPTLGEAYRPGYSRLFGGICYTEEASRAKFQEAVENAAAVFDEVIFDDFFFTNCGCDDCLARKGDRSWEEFRLELMTEVSENLIMKPARAVNPNSKMIIKFPNWNEAYQATGYNTEKQPVIFDGIYTGTETRDPAISQQHIPRYASYSLLRWMENLKPGSNGGGWFDSLDCTYIDYYLEQAYLTVFGKAKELTLFCYSLLKDSLYIPPLGFQLDKLDPLAGRLGQPLGVLVYEPHHAKGEDHLYDYLGMLGIPMEPTPQFPNSESGGAPLLLTADAARDSEVLERMKLYLKAGGQIIMTSGFIEKLQGKGIEEFTTLRVTGKKLDVSRFAVDTSICTFDEFTRSAETITYPVLEYSTNGTWQSIVALEGQNNIPVLMYDNYSKGKVYTLVIPDNVDELRKLPVPVVTKIREICTSGMIPSYSLQGSGGAGWFAYDNDTFVVENFSVLPEKWNLNVRAGYQLETLSGRPQARKSSVLEDGSSQYEIKIYPSSFAAFRIQPV is encoded by the coding sequence ATGGGGAAGGGTTACGAGAATTTTAAGCTGGCTATTTATTGTACGGCAGGTTGTCTGAACAGCAGTCTGGAGCAGATTGCCCAAGAGATGGATTTCTTTGAGAAGCACCTCAAGGTTTCTAAAGTGTATATAGAGAATCATCGCGGCGACGTGTCATTGAGTCGAGAGCGGTTGATGGAGCTGAAGAGCTTCTTCGAAGCTCGAGGCATCCAGACTGCCGGCGGCATTACGCCGACATTGGGTGAAGCTTATCGTCCGGGTTACTCGCGATTGTTCGGCGGCATCTGCTACACGGAAGAAGCGTCTCGCGCCAAATTCCAGGAAGCTGTTGAGAATGCGGCAGCTGTATTCGATGAGGTTATTTTTGACGATTTCTTCTTTACGAATTGCGGCTGCGACGATTGTCTGGCCCGCAAAGGTGACCGTTCCTGGGAAGAATTCCGCCTCGAGCTGATGACAGAGGTATCGGAGAACCTCATCATGAAGCCGGCTAGAGCCGTGAATCCGAATTCCAAAATGATCATCAAATTCCCTAACTGGAATGAGGCTTATCAAGCGACGGGCTATAATACGGAGAAGCAGCCGGTCATTTTTGACGGCATCTATACAGGCACCGAAACCCGCGACCCCGCGATCAGCCAACAGCACATTCCGCGGTATGCGTCTTATTCGCTGCTTCGCTGGATGGAGAATTTGAAGCCGGGCAGCAATGGCGGAGGATGGTTTGACAGCTTAGACTGCACGTATATCGACTACTACCTCGAGCAGGCCTATTTGACGGTATTCGGGAAAGCCAAAGAACTGACCTTGTTCTGCTATAGCTTGCTTAAAGATTCTCTCTACATACCGCCGCTCGGTTTTCAGTTGGATAAGCTCGACCCGCTCGCAGGGAGACTGGGACAGCCTCTTGGTGTCCTTGTTTACGAACCGCATCATGCTAAGGGCGAGGATCATTTGTACGATTACTTGGGCATGCTCGGTATCCCGATGGAACCCACACCACAATTTCCAAATTCGGAGTCGGGAGGAGCACCTCTTCTTCTTACAGCAGATGCTGCAAGAGACAGTGAAGTCCTCGAACGCATGAAGCTGTATCTGAAAGCTGGCGGACAGATCATCATGACCTCAGGTTTCATCGAGAAGCTTCAGGGCAAAGGTATCGAAGAGTTTACAACTCTGCGTGTCACAGGGAAAAAGCTGGATGTCAGCCGTTTTGCTGTGGATACATCCATTTGCACCTTTGATGAGTTTACCAGATCTGCTGAGACCATTACCTACCCGGTATTGGAGTATAGTACAAACGGTACCTGGCAATCGATCGTTGCTTTGGAAGGACAGAACAATATTCCTGTTCTCATGTATGACAACTACAGTAAGGGGAAGGTTTATACACTGGTCATACCGGATAACGTAGATGAGCTGCGTAAGCTGCCAGTCCCTGTTGTGACAAAGATAAGGGAAATATGCACGTCCGGCATGATTCCGTCCTATTCGCTGCAAGGGTCAGGCGGCGCCGGTTGGTTTGCTTATGACAATGATACCTTCGTTGTGGAAAATTTTTCTGTTCTGCCGGAAAAATGGAACTTGAACGTGCGCGCAGGTTATCAACTGGAGACACTATCTGGCAGGCCGCAGGCTCGTAAATCAAGCGTTTTGGAAGATGGAAGTTCGCAGTATGAGATCAAGATCTATCCATCATCCTTTGCAGCATTCCGGATACAGCCGGTCTAA
- a CDS encoding 1-acyl-sn-glycerol-3-phosphate acyltransferase, whose product MLKQLFAIIFRLLLPCLRPLLRSLFRLRVEGLENLDFNKHTVMIPNHVSLLDAVLLALYLPKEAAFVVNTQIAKRFAWLLMFRTHIPVDPLNPYSVRKMLKTVQQGTPLVVFPEGRITTNGAMMKVYGGIGYIALKSQALMVPIAIHGLEYSKLSYMKGKLKQRMFPAVSIVIGKPFQVELQGQDSMRVQKERATETIRTQMQNHLFASRMKQELNLFNELLAAAKLHGSSFRSVRIWSAARI is encoded by the coding sequence ATGCTCAAGCAACTGTTTGCGATCATTTTCAGATTGCTTCTTCCCTGTTTGCGTCCTTTACTGCGTAGCTTGTTCCGCCTACGAGTGGAGGGCCTCGAGAACCTTGATTTTAACAAACATACCGTGATGATACCGAACCATGTGTCCTTATTGGATGCCGTTCTACTTGCTTTATATTTGCCTAAGGAAGCCGCTTTTGTCGTCAACACCCAGATTGCCAAACGATTCGCCTGGCTTCTTATGTTTCGTACCCATATTCCCGTTGATCCCTTGAATCCCTATTCCGTTCGAAAAATGCTCAAAACCGTACAGCAAGGAACGCCGCTTGTCGTTTTCCCAGAAGGACGAATCACCACGAATGGCGCGATGATGAAAGTGTACGGGGGAATTGGTTACATTGCTCTAAAATCTCAAGCGCTGATGGTGCCCATAGCCATTCATGGACTTGAGTATTCCAAGCTCTCTTATATGAAAGGGAAGCTGAAGCAGCGTATGTTTCCAGCTGTGAGTATTGTGATCGGGAAGCCTTTTCAAGTGGAGCTGCAAGGCCAGGATTCGATGCGAGTTCAAAAAGAACGGGCCACCGAAACGATCCGAACCCAGATGCAGAACCATCTGTTTGCCAGCCGAATGAAGCAGGAGCTGAATTTATTTAATGAGCTGCTGGCTGCAGCCAAGCTGCATGGTTCTTCTTTCCGATCTGTGAGGATATGGTCAGCAGCACGAATTTGA